A genomic region of Candidatus Pseudomonas phytovorans contains the following coding sequences:
- a CDS encoding TetR/AcrR family transcriptional regulator: MQTTMPNDAPIGPGRPKDLAKREAILEAAKALFLSLGYANTSMDAVAAAAGVSKLTVYSHFTDKQTLFCSAVMATCQIQLPDLLFEYPDGAPVEEVLLTIARGFQALISSDEAVKLSRLIMAQGSLDPSFGEYFYEAGPKRVLAGMEVLLRGADERGLLRIDNPLRAAEHFFCLVKGAPDYRLLLGCAGPLEGDEAEAHVREVVGVFLRAYQP, from the coding sequence TTGCAGACCACAATGCCCAACGACGCACCCATCGGCCCAGGCCGGCCAAAGGACCTGGCCAAGCGTGAGGCGATTCTTGAAGCGGCCAAGGCGCTGTTCCTCAGCCTTGGTTACGCCAACACCAGCATGGATGCGGTCGCTGCGGCGGCAGGTGTTTCAAAACTCACCGTGTACAGCCACTTCACCGACAAGCAGACCCTGTTCTGTTCGGCGGTCATGGCCACCTGCCAAATACAGCTGCCTGACCTGCTGTTTGAGTACCCCGACGGGGCACCGGTGGAAGAGGTGCTGCTGACCATTGCCCGTGGTTTCCAGGCGCTGATCAGCAGTGACGAAGCGGTCAAGCTCAGCCGCCTGATCATGGCCCAGGGCAGCCTGGACCCGAGCTTTGGCGAGTACTTCTACGAAGCCGGGCCCAAGCGTGTGCTGGCCGGGATGGAAGTGCTGCTACGTGGGGCGGATGAGCGTGGGCTGCTGCGTATCGACAACCCGCTGCGGGCGGCGGAGCACTTTTTCTGCCTGGTCAAAGGCGCGCCGGATTACCGCTTGCTGCTGGGCTGCGCGGGGCCGCTGGAGGGGGATGAAGCCGAGGCGCATGTGCGCGAGGTGGTGGGGGTATTCTTGCGAGCGTACCAACCCTGA
- a CDS encoding branched-chain amino acid ABC transporter permease, which translates to MNFFLETLIGGLLAGTMYSLVAIGFVLIYKASGVFNFAQGAMLLFAALTFVSLHQQGIPFALALAITVVVMIVGALLIERLVLRPLVNRSQITLFMATLGLSFIIEGLAQGLMGAQVRALDLGIEDVPLFVGDIMISQFDLVAAGVSAVLVTALALLFNRTRIGLALRAVADDTRAALSLGINLNRIWQIVWAVAGVVGLVAGLLWGARQGVQFSLSLVVLKALPVLIIGGFTSIGGAIVGGLIVGAAENLAEAYIGPLIGGGITPWFAYFLALIFLYIRPAGLFGDRAIERV; encoded by the coding sequence ATGAACTTCTTTCTCGAAACCCTGATTGGCGGCTTGCTCGCCGGCACCATGTATTCGCTGGTGGCGATCGGCTTCGTGCTGATCTACAAGGCCAGCGGCGTGTTCAACTTTGCCCAGGGTGCCATGCTGCTGTTTGCCGCGCTGACCTTTGTCAGCCTGCACCAGCAGGGCATCCCGTTTGCCCTGGCGCTGGCGATTACCGTGGTGGTGATGATTGTCGGCGCGCTGCTGATCGAACGGCTGGTGCTGCGGCCACTGGTCAACCGCTCACAGATCACCTTGTTCATGGCCACGCTGGGCCTGTCGTTCATCATCGAAGGGCTCGCCCAGGGGCTGATGGGTGCGCAGGTACGCGCGCTGGATCTGGGCATCGAAGACGTGCCGCTGTTCGTTGGCGACATCATGATCAGCCAGTTCGACCTGGTGGCGGCGGGTGTTTCTGCTGTGCTGGTGACGGCGCTGGCCCTGCTGTTCAACCGTACCCGCATTGGCCTGGCCCTGCGAGCTGTCGCTGACGATACCCGCGCGGCGTTGTCGTTGGGTATCAACCTCAACCGCATCTGGCAGATCGTCTGGGCTGTAGCGGGCGTGGTCGGGCTTGTGGCCGGGCTGCTGTGGGGCGCGCGCCAAGGTGTGCAGTTTTCGCTGTCGCTGGTGGTGCTCAAGGCGTTGCCGGTGTTGATCATCGGCGGCTTCACCTCGATTGGCGGGGCGATTGTCGGCGGCCTGATCGTTGGCGCTGCAGAGAACCTGGCCGAGGCCTACATCGGGCCCTTGATCGGCGGTGGCATCACCCCTTGGTTCGCCTATTTCCTGGCGCTGATCTTCCTCTACATCCGCCCTGCCGGCCTGTTCGGCGACCGGGCCATCGAACGGGTATGA
- a CDS encoding RHS repeat-associated core domain-containing protein, with the protein MSTQTLKLFYKGRKLSTVHTSSAHYTVVSANNQNLCETNSQTTQTQFLATDAQASTVTAHTGSQTDIAYSPYGDDSSPAAHQILSRFTGQTWLPSAIGYLLGNGHRLYNAELMRFFSADRLSPFGQGGLNAYAYCGNDPINRTDPSGRSFIKRLTRKYSYDVLAPRLKFADPSFSANEYKALGKSLIKRNNRTDKLMKTKVSGMSAWGQGVLENRYKYNNEYTEYLQLTENPQTGRFTYPEENLREIQRSHGIFIPSSNQAPHTQPQSPRASQESRQIEADLDGLLARLLLIRDDSATEALNSGLNFDLGLD; encoded by the coding sequence ATGTCCACGCAAACACTCAAACTCTTTTACAAGGGCCGTAAACTTTCGACAGTGCACACAAGCAGTGCTCATTACACAGTTGTCAGCGCGAATAACCAGAACCTGTGCGAAACGAACAGCCAAACCACGCAAACACAGTTTTTGGCCACCGATGCCCAAGCGTCAACAGTTACTGCCCATACCGGAAGCCAGACGGACATTGCCTACAGCCCTTATGGTGATGACAGTTCACCGGCCGCTCACCAGATACTGTCCCGATTTACCGGGCAAACCTGGCTACCCTCAGCCATCGGTTACCTGCTGGGTAACGGCCATCGCCTGTACAATGCGGAATTGATGCGCTTTTTCAGTGCGGACCGTTTATCACCGTTTGGCCAAGGCGGGCTTAATGCCTATGCCTACTGCGGTAATGACCCCATCAACCGAACCGACCCGAGCGGCAGGAGTTTCATAAAAAGGTTAACGCGTAAATACTCCTATGATGTGCTGGCTCCCCGATTGAAATTCGCGGATCCATCATTTTCAGCCAACGAATACAAGGCGTTGGGCAAGTCGCTTATAAAAAGAAACAACCGGACAGACAAGCTAATGAAGACCAAAGTATCCGGAATGTCCGCATGGGGACAAGGTGTCTTAGAAAACCGATACAAGTACAACAATGAGTACACAGAATATCTGCAGCTAACAGAAAATCCCCAAACCGGCCGTTTCACCTACCCGGAAGAAAATCTTAGAGAGATACAGCGCTCACATGGAATTTTTATTCCTTCCTCAAACCAAGCCCCCCACACGCAGCCCCAGAGTCCGCGTGCCTCGCAAGAGTCCAGACAGATAGAAGCAGACTTAGACGGTCTACTGGCCAGACTCCTGTTAATACGGGACGATTCAGCTACTGAGGCCCTGAATTCAGGTTTGAACTTTGACTTGGGCTTAGACTAG
- a CDS encoding AMP-binding protein, which translates to MNVHEFTPPQADAVADTHLQAVQRWARERPTRIALRHRRLGVWKAWRWIDVQREVERLADGLSQQGFVAGSRLALSGAYEPSLVLLALAARRLHGHTLLIPANSRGEELQRQLRLARPGFAFVQRREQVAQWLQSGLHEQWPLQLFSPQADAALSGQWQVQPLSRLFVGEVPATQRQGWAQVARDEVLWVDEGSEWREGLPHLLDRWLAQGEGLAFPETVESASRDRRAIAPTALLLSAERVQALAEEIEARLPAPGSWPRRLCDWVQQDPERGLRRWLKARVRHLLGFQRLQRIDVPSAPVSSGNARPAWLRDYLERAA; encoded by the coding sequence ATGAATGTGCATGAATTTACCCCGCCTCAGGCCGATGCCGTGGCCGACACCCACCTGCAGGCCGTGCAACGCTGGGCCAGGGAGCGGCCAACCCGGATTGCCCTGCGCCACCGGCGCCTGGGTGTGTGGAAGGCCTGGCGCTGGATCGACGTACAACGTGAGGTCGAGCGCCTGGCCGATGGCTTGAGCCAGCAGGGCTTCGTGGCCGGCTCGCGGCTTGCCTTGAGCGGTGCCTATGAGCCCAGCCTGGTGTTGCTGGCGCTGGCTGCGCGACGGCTGCATGGGCACACCTTGCTGATCCCCGCAAACAGCCGTGGCGAGGAATTGCAACGCCAGCTGCGCCTGGCCCGCCCAGGCTTCGCCTTCGTCCAGCGCCGTGAGCAGGTGGCGCAGTGGCTGCAAAGTGGTTTGCATGAGCAGTGGCCATTGCAGCTGTTCTCGCCACAGGCCGACGCCGCGCTCAGCGGCCAGTGGCAGGTTCAGCCGCTGTCGCGGTTGTTTGTCGGCGAGGTACCGGCCACGCAGCGCCAGGGTTGGGCACAGGTTGCCCGGGACGAGGTGCTCTGGGTCGATGAAGGCAGCGAATGGCGCGAAGGCCTGCCGCACCTGCTGGACCGCTGGCTGGCGCAGGGTGAAGGCCTGGCGTTTCCGGAAACGGTCGAATCGGCCAGCCGCGACCGCCGCGCAATCGCCCCGACCGCGTTGCTGCTGTCTGCCGAACGGGTACAGGCCCTTGCCGAGGAGATCGAAGCGCGTTTGCCAGCGCCGGGCAGCTGGCCACGACGGCTGTGCGACTGGGTACAGCAAGACCCCGAGCGCGGCCTGCGTCGCTGGCTGAAAGCACGGGTGCGGCACTTGCTCGGCTTCCAGCGCCTGCAGCGCATCGACGTGCCCAGCGCCCCTGTCTCATCGGGCAACGCAAGGCCGGCATGGCTGCGTGATTACCTGGAGCGTGCGGCATGA
- a CDS encoding ABC transporter ATP-binding protein, producing MSALLEVRNVSLSFKGVKAISDLSFSVRRGEICALIGPNGAGKSSLLNILNGVYRADAGQLFFAEQQLHRPHPLTAARLGIGRTFQNNALFKKMSVLDNLLTGLSRFQRSFFIEQALGLPRARREARVFAERAEQVLAFLELQAWRDVAVGSLPYGLQKRVELGRALIAQPTLLLLDEPMAGMNAEEKQEMSRFIADINRDLGTTVILIEHDIQVVMGLSSHVVVLDYGRKVGDGSPAEVQANPDVIAAYLGAAH from the coding sequence ATGAGTGCCTTGCTGGAGGTACGCAACGTGTCGCTGTCGTTCAAGGGCGTGAAGGCGATTTCCGACTTGTCGTTCAGCGTTCGACGCGGGGAGATCTGTGCGCTGATCGGGCCCAATGGCGCAGGTAAAAGCTCGCTGCTGAACATTCTCAACGGGGTCTATCGCGCCGATGCCGGCCAACTGTTCTTCGCCGAGCAGCAGCTGCACCGCCCGCACCCGCTGACCGCCGCGCGGCTGGGTATTGGCCGCACATTCCAGAACAACGCGCTGTTCAAGAAAATGAGCGTGCTCGACAACCTGCTGACCGGGCTGTCGCGCTTTCAGCGCAGTTTCTTCATCGAACAGGCGCTGGGCCTGCCACGTGCCCGCCGTGAGGCGCGAGTATTCGCCGAACGCGCCGAGCAGGTGCTGGCGTTTCTCGAACTGCAGGCCTGGCGCGATGTTGCGGTGGGCAGCCTGCCTTACGGTCTGCAGAAGCGCGTTGAACTGGGCCGGGCGCTGATTGCCCAGCCGACGCTGCTGTTGCTGGACGAGCCCATGGCCGGGATGAACGCCGAAGAAAAGCAGGAAATGAGTCGTTTCATTGCCGATATCAACCGCGACCTCGGCACCACGGTGATCCTGATCGAGCACGACATCCAGGTGGTGATGGGCCTGTCCAGCCACGTGGTGGTGCTGGACTACGGGCGCAAGGTGGGTGACGGCTCGCCGGCAGAAGTCCAGGCCAATCCCGATGTGATCGCCGCGTATCTGGGGGCAGCGCACTGA
- a CDS encoding extensin family protein — MRAVLALLAGLLLLAGLAWHFGWRLPAVWNPWAPLDVRQPPNLLTSYKLSRLRNDPALCRQALETSQLRYRAQADSPASVNCPLQNVWRIEGGQARLSSSFLASCPLAVAYALFENHGLQPVAQRVLGQSVTQVDHLGSFACRNVYHRKQGRLSQHATANALDISGFRLQDGQRIVLARDWQAGGQKAEFLRQVQQAACKSFSTVLGPDYNTAHHNHFHLDMGRWQVCR; from the coding sequence ATGCGGGCAGTGCTGGCGCTGCTGGCCGGGCTGCTGTTACTGGCCGGCCTGGCCTGGCACTTCGGCTGGCGCCTTCCCGCAGTATGGAACCCTTGGGCGCCGCTTGATGTGCGCCAACCGCCCAATCTGCTGACTTCCTACAAACTGTCGCGCCTGCGCAATGACCCGGCGCTGTGCCGTCAGGCACTGGAAACCAGCCAGCTGCGCTACCGGGCGCAGGCCGACAGCCCGGCCTCGGTTAACTGCCCGTTGCAAAACGTATGGCGCATCGAGGGCGGCCAGGCGCGGCTCAGCAGCAGCTTTTTAGCCAGTTGCCCGCTGGCGGTGGCCTACGCACTGTTCGAAAACCATGGCTTGCAGCCGGTGGCGCAGCGGGTGCTGGGCCAATCGGTGACGCAGGTCGATCATTTGGGCAGCTTTGCCTGTCGCAATGTCTACCACCGCAAGCAGGGCCGCCTGAGCCAGCACGCGACGGCCAATGCGCTGGACATCAGCGGCTTTCGCCTGCAGGACGGTCAGCGCATCGTTCTGGCGCGTGACTGGCAGGCCGGTGGGCAGAAGGCAGAATTCCTGCGCCAGGTGCAGCAGGCGGCCTGCAAAAGCTTCAGCACGGTTTTGGGGCCGGACTACAACACAGCCCATCACAACCACTTTCATCTGGACATGGGCCGCTGGCAGGTCTGCCGTTAG
- a CDS encoding isocitrate lyase/phosphoenolpyruvate mutase family protein produces the protein MDVQTLRAEAFKALHERDSAFVIPNPWDAGSAKLLASLGFEALATTSAGLAFSLGRPDAEGALSLDDTLDNAGEIVDATALPVAADLENGFGDLPEDCAKTILRAAEAGLVGGSIEDASGRSDSPIYDFGLAVERVRAAVQAARSLPFPFTLCARAENLLHGRMDLDDTIKRLQAYAEAGADVLYAPGLRTVEEVRAVVQAVAPRPVNVLMGMAGVPLSVNQLQDLGVRRISVGSSLARAALGALHRAALEIRDEGTFGYGEQALPFAQLNDLFRR, from the coding sequence ATGGATGTGCAAACCCTGCGAGCCGAAGCCTTCAAGGCCCTGCACGAGCGCGACAGTGCGTTCGTCATTCCCAACCCGTGGGATGCCGGGTCCGCCAAGCTGCTGGCCAGCCTGGGCTTCGAGGCGCTGGCGACCACCAGCGCCGGGCTGGCTTTCAGCCTGGGCCGCCCGGACGCCGAAGGCGCCCTGAGCCTGGACGATACCCTTGATAATGCTGGCGAGATCGTCGATGCCACGGCCTTGCCGGTGGCTGCGGACCTTGAAAACGGCTTTGGCGACCTGCCTGAGGACTGTGCCAAGACCATTTTGCGTGCTGCCGAGGCGGGTCTGGTAGGCGGCTCTATCGAAGATGCCAGTGGCCGCAGTGACTCACCCATCTATGACTTCGGGCTGGCGGTAGAGCGTGTTCGGGCCGCGGTACAGGCTGCCCGTAGCCTGCCGTTCCCGTTCACCCTGTGTGCCCGGGCCGAAAACCTGTTGCACGGGCGCATGGACCTGGATGACACCATCAAGCGCCTGCAAGCCTATGCCGAGGCCGGCGCCGATGTGCTTTACGCCCCCGGGCTGCGCACCGTCGAGGAAGTCCGTGCGGTGGTGCAGGCCGTCGCACCGCGGCCTGTGAATGTACTGATGGGCATGGCGGGTGTGCCGTTGAGCGTGAACCAGTTGCAGGACTTGGGCGTGCGGCGCATCAGCGTCGGTTCGTCGCTGGCCCGCGCGGCACTCGGGGCCTTGCACCGGGCCGCGCTGGAAATTCGCGATGAGGGCACGTTCGGCTACGGTGAACAGGCACTGCCGTTCGCCCAGCTCAACGACCTGTTCCGCCGCTGA
- a CDS encoding branched-chain amino acid ABC transporter permease, with translation MTTTAARLTARFDDAPLTLVARHRPLGLALLLLVAFVILPWLGNDYWLNAILIPFLVLSLAGLGLNLLTGYTGQTSVGAAGFMAVGAFATYGLLLRVPGLPLPLALLGGGLIAGLVGLLFGLPSSRIKGFYLMVTTLAAQFFLEWVFAKFPWFYNYASSGTISAPRLELFGHSLATPVGRYLLTLSCVVVLTWVALNLVRSQVGRNWMAIRDMDTAAAVIGIQVERYKRLAFAVSAFYLGIAGALWAFAYLGTASAGSFDINRSFQILFIIIIGGMGSIAGNFIGAAFISFTPILLSHAGQWLFNGHVDAGQLQNLQKILFGSLIIWFLIKEPEGLVRLLGNLRERIRVWPLRF, from the coding sequence ATGACCACAACTGCCGCGCGCCTGACGGCGCGTTTCGACGATGCACCGCTGACCTTGGTGGCCCGCCACCGCCCGCTGGGCCTGGCGCTTTTGCTGCTGGTGGCTTTTGTCATATTGCCCTGGCTGGGCAACGACTATTGGCTGAACGCAATCCTGATCCCGTTTCTGGTGCTGTCGCTGGCCGGCCTTGGCCTGAACTTGCTGACCGGCTACACCGGGCAGACTTCGGTGGGGGCGGCGGGCTTCATGGCGGTAGGCGCCTTTGCCACCTATGGCCTGCTGCTGCGCGTGCCAGGGCTGCCGTTGCCGCTGGCGTTGCTGGGCGGTGGCCTGATTGCCGGGTTGGTGGGGTTGCTGTTCGGCCTGCCCAGTTCGCGCATCAAGGGCTTCTATCTGATGGTGACCACCTTGGCCGCGCAGTTTTTTCTGGAATGGGTGTTCGCCAAATTTCCATGGTTTTACAACTACGCATCGTCCGGCACCATCAGCGCCCCGCGCCTGGAGCTGTTCGGCCACAGCCTGGCCACGCCGGTGGGCCGCTACCTGCTGACCCTCAGCTGTGTGGTAGTGCTGACCTGGGTAGCGCTGAACCTGGTGCGTAGCCAGGTCGGCCGCAACTGGATGGCGATCCGCGACATGGACACTGCCGCCGCCGTTATCGGCATCCAGGTGGAGCGCTACAAGCGCCTGGCCTTTGCCGTCAGCGCGTTCTACCTGGGCATCGCCGGCGCGCTGTGGGCCTTCGCCTACCTGGGCACGGCCAGCGCCGGTAGCTTCGACATCAACCGTTCGTTCCAGATCCTGTTCATCATCATTATCGGCGGCATGGGCAGCATTGCCGGCAACTTCATTGGCGCGGCGTTCATCAGCTTTACGCCGATCCTGCTCAGCCATGCCGGGCAGTGGTTGTTCAACGGCCATGTCGATGCCGGGCAATTGCAGAACCTGCAGAAGATCCTGTTCGGCAGCCTGATCATCTGGTTCCTGATCAAGGAACCCGAGGGCCTGGTGCGCCTGCTGGGCAACC
- a CDS encoding energy transducer TonB, whose translation MSDTLPIGLTYLSPVGNYSQHNIQALGGVSHLWQDFFARAMAEQQEEPVDSVSQSFVQYDQDSGEPIGGARALALIDAQRSCPVLDTEVAPPEPLFLPKAELEANLLPPAPEPFSAIDLIEQQRQLDTSNSWMRPVVMSQGEPIAEPGPGPAPRSLFLPIAELERNLLDPAPEPFDDATLAKQQNDLEFDIHWARPVVLNNVRVHA comes from the coding sequence ATGTCAGATACTCTTCCCATCGGCTTGACCTATTTGTCGCCTGTCGGCAACTACAGTCAGCACAATATCCAGGCACTCGGGGGCGTCAGCCACCTGTGGCAGGATTTCTTTGCCCGGGCCATGGCCGAGCAACAGGAAGAGCCCGTAGACAGCGTCAGCCAGTCGTTCGTGCAGTACGACCAGGACAGCGGCGAGCCCATCGGCGGCGCCCGTGCGCTGGCCCTGATCGACGCCCAGCGCAGCTGCCCGGTGCTCGACACCGAGGTGGCACCGCCCGAGCCGCTGTTTCTGCCCAAGGCAGAACTTGAAGCCAACCTGCTGCCACCTGCACCTGAGCCGTTCAGTGCCATCGATCTGATCGAGCAGCAGCGCCAGCTCGACACCAGCAACAGCTGGATGCGCCCGGTGGTGATGAGCCAGGGTGAGCCGATTGCCGAGCCCGGCCCGGGCCCTGCCCCGCGGTCGTTGTTCCTGCCCATTGCCGAGCTTGAGCGCAATCTGCTGGACCCGGCCCCGGAGCCGTTTGATGACGCCACCTTGGCCAAGCAGCAGAACGACCTGGAATTCGACATCCACTGGGCACGCCCGGTGGTGCTGAACAACGTGCGCGTTCACGCCTGA
- a CDS encoding LLM class flavin-dependent oxidoreductase — MPREIRLNAFEMNCVGHQSPGLWRHPKDRAWQYKDLDYWTDLAKLLERGKFDGIFIADVIGIYDVLGGNGDAAIRQAAQVPVNDPLALITPMALVTEHLGFGLTASLTFEHPYPFARRLSTLDHLTKGRIGWNIVTSYLDSGARNLGQKALSDHDARYDYADEYLEVLYKLFEGSWEDGAVVRDRETGLFTDPRKVHEIRHQGKHFQVPGIHLCEPSPQRTPVLYQAGASSRGKDFAAGHAECVFVAAPSKVILKKTVADIRRRAAEAGRDPRKVLIFNMQTVIVDETDAKAHAKWQDLKSYASYEGALALISGWTGIDFSKYQPDQVLEHIHTNAIQSAVEAFSTADPNKRWTVQELADWVGIGGFGPLIVGSAQSVADELQAWVEETDVDGFNLTYALAHETFRDVVELLVPELQQRGAYKTEYRPGTLREKLFGDGPRLPASHPAAGYRDLSRQPAPASITEPA; from the coding sequence ATGCCACGTGAAATTCGTTTGAATGCCTTCGAGATGAACTGTGTCGGCCACCAGTCACCCGGCCTGTGGCGGCACCCCAAGGACCGCGCCTGGCAGTACAAGGACCTGGACTACTGGACTGACCTGGCCAAGCTGCTGGAGCGCGGCAAGTTCGACGGCATCTTCATCGCTGACGTGATCGGCATTTACGATGTGCTGGGCGGCAATGGCGACGCGGCTATACGCCAGGCGGCGCAGGTGCCGGTCAACGACCCACTGGCACTGATCACACCCATGGCGCTGGTCACCGAGCACCTCGGCTTCGGCCTCACGGCCTCGCTCACCTTCGAGCACCCGTACCCGTTCGCCCGCCGCCTGTCGACCCTGGACCACCTGACCAAGGGCCGTATCGGCTGGAATATTGTCACCTCCTACCTCGACAGCGGTGCGCGTAACCTGGGGCAAAAGGCGCTGAGCGACCATGACGCCCGCTACGACTACGCCGACGAGTACCTGGAGGTGCTGTACAAGCTGTTCGAGGGCAGCTGGGAAGACGGCGCGGTGGTGCGCGACCGCGAAACCGGGCTGTTCACCGACCCGCGCAAAGTCCATGAGATCCGCCACCAGGGCAAGCACTTTCAGGTCCCGGGTATTCACCTGTGCGAACCGTCGCCGCAGCGCACGCCGGTGTTGTACCAGGCCGGTGCATCCAGCCGTGGCAAGGACTTCGCCGCCGGGCATGCCGAATGCGTATTCGTCGCCGCGCCCTCCAAGGTCATCCTGAAAAAGACCGTGGCCGACATTCGTCGCCGCGCCGCCGAGGCCGGGCGCGACCCGCGCAAAGTACTGATCTTCAATATGCAGACGGTGATCGTGGACGAAACCGATGCCAAGGCCCACGCCAAGTGGCAGGACCTGAAAAGCTACGCCAGTTACGAAGGCGCCCTGGCGCTGATCTCCGGCTGGACCGGCATCGACTTCAGCAAGTACCAGCCCGACCAGGTGCTGGAGCATATCCACACCAATGCCATCCAGTCGGCTGTAGAGGCGTTTTCCACCGCCGACCCGAACAAGCGCTGGACCGTGCAGGAGCTGGCCGACTGGGTCGGCATCGGCGGCTTTGGCCCGCTTATCGTTGGCAGTGCGCAAAGCGTGGCGGACGAGTTGCAGGCCTGGGTTGAAGAAACCGATGTCGACGGCTTCAACCTCACCTATGCACTGGCCCACGAAACCTTCCGCGATGTGGTCGAGTTGCTGGTGCCCGAGCTGCAGCAACGCGGCGCCTACAAGACCGAATACCGCCCCGGCACCCTGCGCGAAAAGCTGTTTGGCGACGGCCCGCGGCTGCCGGCCAGCCACCCGGCTGCCGGTTATCGCGACCTCAGCCGCCAGCCGGCCCCGGCCAGCATCACCGAGCCGGCTTGA
- a CDS encoding class I SAM-dependent methyltransferase encodes MEEQGTGIRVEALSAEFEAQAAEWAERLALPLQDDAAEFAVQVGVDGLQIQQLGPQAPGPVRVDFVDGQASHRRQFGGGNGQMIAKAVGIAQGVRPQVLDATAGLGKDAFVLASLGCQMTLIERQPLIAALLEDGLARARSDDEVGPIVGRMRLLTGNAIERMRSWEGEAPQVIYLDPMFPHRDKSALVKKEMRVFRPLVGDDLDAPALLEAALALASHRVVVKRPRKAPIIDGPKPSHSLEGKSSRYDIYPKKALKP; translated from the coding sequence ATGGAAGAGCAGGGCACAGGTATCCGGGTCGAGGCGTTGTCGGCGGAATTCGAGGCGCAGGCTGCTGAGTGGGCCGAGCGCCTGGCGCTGCCGTTGCAGGACGACGCTGCCGAGTTTGCCGTGCAGGTGGGTGTCGATGGCCTGCAGATCCAGCAACTGGGCCCGCAGGCACCGGGGCCGGTGCGGGTGGACTTCGTTGACGGCCAGGCCTCGCACCGGCGCCAGTTTGGCGGTGGCAACGGGCAGATGATCGCCAAGGCCGTGGGCATTGCCCAAGGCGTGCGGCCGCAGGTGCTGGATGCCACTGCGGGGCTGGGCAAAGACGCGTTTGTGCTGGCCAGCCTGGGCTGCCAGATGACCCTGATCGAGCGCCAGCCGCTGATTGCAGCGTTGCTGGAGGATGGCCTGGCGCGCGCGCGGTCGGATGATGAGGTGGGCCCTATTGTCGGGCGCATGCGCCTGCTGACCGGCAACGCCATCGAGCGCATGCGCAGTTGGGAAGGCGAGGCACCTCAGGTGATATACCTCGACCCGATGTTCCCGCACCGCGACAAGAGCGCGCTGGTGAAAAAGGAAATGCGCGTGTTCCGGCCTTTGGTGGGGGACGACCTGGATGCCCCGGCCCTGCTCGAAGCGGCCCTTGCGCTGGCCAGCCACCGGGTGGTGGTGAAGCGCCCGCGCAAGGCGCCGATCATTGACGGGCCCAAGCCCAGCCATAGCCTGGAGGGCAAGTCGAGCCGGTATGACATTTACCCGAAGAAGGCTTTAAAGCCGTGA